The proteins below are encoded in one region of Hordeum vulgare subsp. vulgare chromosome 3H, MorexV3_pseudomolecules_assembly, whole genome shotgun sequence:
- the LOC123445046 gene encoding probable methyltransferase PMT19, whose product MPLPAPAVDAVIKPLPRALSLAAAAAAAAATSLLLISAVVSRARDDYASPPPSTSASTTAALPPAPEPSPQHHEHPHPPPPPVPPCPPNASHHTPCHEPPSGERHCPPHPPPPHPPHPPEDPPPHPPPPPPHCRVPPPPGYHPPPPWPARRERARYANADLPPLTVSKLAASQDPVHARGEWLVFPKGAGNYVEQLERVVPLRGGVVRTALDIGCGVASFGDYLLGYGVLTMSIAPRDRHDAHVQFALERGLPAMIGALSAHRLPYPSRSFDMVHCANCHVSWTAHDGLYMLEIDRLLRPGGYWVMSFPPNGWKSPYNSLNQTIKNFDGEQLAMEDTANKLCWEKVSDKATVSVWRKPTNHLHCDQEAEFLRSPPLCIEDNPDCAWYVNISMCRTHLPRVELLGDIAGGPVEKWPQRLAAVPPRIANGEIKGMSIQAYKHDCSIWKRRVELYGTYLKDLSHRSYRNVMDMNAGFGSFAAAMSKYPVWVMNVVPANITDNTLGIIYERGLIGTYMDWCEAFSTYPRTYDLIHANGVFSLYIDKCGTLDVLVEVDRILRPGGAAIIRDTADVVLKVKEAADRLRWRSRVVDTEDEGPDPQKILIVDNSLPLPGSEYNN is encoded by the exons ATGCCGCTCCCGGCGCCGGCGGTGGACGCCGTCATCAAGCCGCTGCCGCGGGCGCTCTCCCTCGCCGCGGCGGCGGCCGCTGCGGCCGCGACGTCTCTCCTCCTCATTTCCGCCGTCGTCTCCCGCGCCCGGGACGACTACGCCTCGCCTCCCCCGTCCACCagcgcctccaccaccgccgcgctCCCCCCGGCGCCCGAACCCTCGCCGCAGCACCATGAGCACCCacaccccccgccgccgcccgtccCGCCCTGCCCGCCCAACGCCTCCCACCACACCCCCTGCCACGAACCTCCCTCCGGCGAGCGCCACTGccccccgcaccctcctccgCCTCATCCTCCGCACCCGCCCGAGGACCCTCCGCCTCAccctccgccgccaccgccgcactGCCGCGTCCCCCCGCCCCCCGGGTACCACCCGCCCCCGCCGTGGCCCGCGCGGCGGGAGCGCGCGCGGTACGCCAACGCGGATCTGCCGCCACTTACCGTGTCCAAGCTGGCCGCCTCTCAGGACCCCGTGCACGCGCGCGGGGAGTGGCTGGTGTTCCCCAAGGGGGCGGGGAATTACGTCGAGCAGCTTGAGCGCGTGGTGCCGCTCCGTGGCGGCGTGGTTCGAACGGCGCTCGACATCGGCTGCGGA GTTGCGAGCTTTGGGGACTACCTGCTGGGCTATGGCGTCCTCACCATGTCCATTGCTCCGAGGGACAGACACGATGCGCATGTCCAGTTCGCTTTGGAGCGTGGACTGCCTGCGATGATTGGAGCGCTCAGCGCTCACAGGCTGCCTTATCCTTCGAGGTCCTTCGACATGGTGCACTGCGCCAACTGCCATGTTTCATGGACTGCTCATG ATGGGCTGTATATGCTGGAAATTGACCGTCTTCTCAGACCTGGTGGGTATTGGGTTATGTCTTTTCCACCCAACGGCTGGAAATCACCCTACAATAGCCTCAACCAAACAATCAAAAACTTTGATGGTGAGCAATTAGCGATGGAAGATACTGCAAATAAGCTTTGTTGGGAAAAGGTGTCAGATAAGGCCACAGTTTCTGTTTGGAGAAAGCCTACTAATCATCTCCACTGTGACCAAGAAGCAGAGTTCTTGAGATCACCACCACTCTGTATTGAAGACAACCCAGATTGTGCTTG GTATGTAAATATCTCGATGTGTAGAACTCATCTTCCAAGAGTTGAACTTCTTGGTGATATTGCTGGTGGCCCCGTGGAGAAATGGCCTCAAAGGCTCGCTGCAGTGCCACCAAGAATAGCCAATGGGGAAATTAAGGGGATGTCCATCCAGGCATACAAACATGATTGTTCAATTTGGAAGAGAAGAGTCGAACTCTATGGAACATATTTGAAAGATTTATCTCATAGGAGCTACAGAAATGTTATGGACATGAATGCCGGTTTTGGTAGCTTTGCTGCTGCCATGTCGAAATACCCTGTTTGGGTCATGAATGTGGTTCCTGCAAATATAACGGACAACACTCTCGGTATCATCTATGAGCGTGGCCTGATTGGAACATACATGGATTG GTGTGAGGCTTTCTCTACTTATCCACGTACATATGATCTGATACATGCTAATGGAGTATTCAGCTTGTACATAGATAA GTGTGGCACCCTCGATGTACTAGTCGAGGTCGACCGCATTCTCCGGCCAGGAGGGGCTGCGATAATTCGAGACACGGCTGATGTTGTTCTGAAAGTGAAGGAGGCTGCTGATCGGCTGCGATGGCGCAGCCGGGTTGTCGACACGGAGGATGAGGGCCCAGATCCTCAGAAGATTCTCATCGTCGACAATTCCCTCCCACTGCCAGGGAGCGAGTACAATAACTAG